A genomic region of Candidatus Bathyarchaeota archaeon contains the following coding sequences:
- the tatA gene encoding twin-arginine translocase TatA/TatE family subunit has translation MGPWEIALILAIVLILFGGKKLPELARSIGDSIRQYKKAVEGVDSEKIEKDAILEAAEKLGINTKGKNVEEIAKEITQRIEEKKK, from the coding sequence ATAGGTCCATGGGAAATAGCTTTAATTCTAGCTATAGTTTTAATTCTATTTGGAGGAAAAAAACTTCCTGAACTTGCAAGATCTATTGGGGATTCAATAAGGCAGTATAAAAAAGCTGTTGAAGGAGTAGACTCTGAGAAAATCGAGAAAGATGCTATTCTAGAGGCTGCTGAAAAATTAGGAATAAATACTAAAGGAAAAAATGTAGAAGAAATTGCTAAAGAAATTACCCAAAGAATTGAAGAGAAAAAGAAATAA
- a CDS encoding Lrp/AsnC ligand binding domain-containing protein, giving the protein MKEKSTVVYMLINTQAGKEREVVKEAKKFPGITEAKVVYGEYDVIIRIELNDFSILSETVTLIRKISGITKTVTLISA; this is encoded by the coding sequence TTGAAAGAAAAATCAACGGTTGTTTATATGCTTATAAATACTCAAGCTGGAAAAGAAAGGGAAGTTGTTAAAGAAGCTAAAAAATTTCCCGGTATTACTGAAGCAAAAGTTGTTTATGGTGAATACGATGTAATAATTAGGATTGAACTTAACGATTTTTCAATTTTAAGCGAAACTGTAACATTAATTAGAAAAATCTCTGGAATAACAAAAACTGTTACTTTAATCTCAGCTTGA